One window of the bacterium genome contains the following:
- a CDS encoding adenylate/guanylate cyclase domain-containing protein gives MDGDHLPDGRREVSVLFTDLEGFAKLTEKLGDGRVAALLADYYAAVGRIIEKHGGVVDKLIGDGVFATFNAVVALENHRPVARKAGEEIIAEISGLDAGGKPLRAAVYAASGPAEVHTFTAGGHTATTVVGRTVNRAGMAMRRPRYGSVTDADRS, from the coding sequence ATGGACGGGGACCATCTACCCGACGGCCGTCGCGAGGTGAGCGTCCTGTTCACCGACCTGGAGGGCTTTGCAAAGCTGACCGAAAAGCTGGGCGACGGGCGTGTCGCCGCTCTCCTGGCCGATTACTACGCCGCCGTGGGCCGGATAATCGAAAAGCACGGCGGGGTGGTGGACAAGCTCATCGGCGACGGCGTCTTCGCCACCTTCAACGCCGTGGTCGCCCTCGAAAATCATCGTCCGGTCGCTCGGAAGGCGGGGGAGGAGATAATCGCGGAAATCTCCGGGCTCGATGCCGGCGGCAAGCCGCTCCGGGCCGCCGTTTACGCCGCTTCCGGTCCCGCCGAGGTCCACACCTTCACCGCCGGCGGCCACACCGCCACCACCGTCGTCGGCCGGACGGTCAACCGCGCCGGCATGGCGATGCGCCGACCGCGCTACGGCTCGGTGACGGACGCCGACCGTTCATAG